From a single Corynebacterium kroppenstedtii DSM 44385 genomic region:
- a CDS encoding SDR family oxidoreductase, translating into MSETFPRHCVVTGALGGIGAAVVTAAKNAGYRVTAVDQAPHGETAVDQAPHGETAGADGDVAGVGNKTADLPVDYALDVTDAEAARTTSDRIEADRGPIDVLIHTAGILRADAALDGDTDAMRASFEVNMFGAAHVCAPVAQRMCERKRGAIVIVSSNAGTTPRAGMGSYGASKAAITAWARNLGLECAPHGVRVNIVSPGSTDTPMLRGMWPAGEDRSADVIAGTPDQYRLGIPLQRLAQPEDIAGACLYLVSDNARHIVMHDLRVDGGATLDS; encoded by the coding sequence ATGTCTGAGACTTTCCCTCGCCATTGTGTGGTTACCGGGGCGCTCGGCGGTATCGGCGCTGCCGTCGTCACCGCTGCCAAGAACGCGGGGTATCGCGTGACCGCCGTGGACCAGGCGCCTCACGGAGAGACCGCCGTGGACCAGGCGCCTCACGGAGAGACCGCGGGTGCAGATGGTGACGTGGCCGGCGTCGGCAATAAAACCGCTGACCTGCCCGTCGATTATGCCCTCGACGTTACCGATGCCGAGGCCGCGCGAACCACGAGCGACCGCATCGAGGCCGACCGGGGACCCATCGATGTACTGATTCACACGGCCGGGATCTTGCGTGCCGACGCCGCGCTCGACGGCGACACCGACGCCATGCGCGCGAGTTTCGAGGTCAACATGTTCGGCGCTGCCCACGTGTGCGCTCCCGTTGCCCAGCGCATGTGCGAGAGAAAACGCGGCGCCATTGTTATTGTCTCCTCCAACGCAGGGACGACCCCGCGTGCAGGCATGGGATCCTACGGGGCGTCGAAAGCGGCGATCACCGCGTGGGCCCGCAACCTCGGCCTGGAGTGCGCACCACACGGCGTGCGCGTGAATATCGTCTCCCCCGGTTCCACAGACACACCCATGCTGCGCGGAATGTGGCCAGCCGGGGAGGACCGCTCGGCTGACGTTATCGCTGGCACACCCGACCAGTATCGACTTGGGATCCCCCTGCAGCGACTGGCGCAACCGGAGGACATCGCCGGGGCCTGCCTGTATCTCGTCTCCGACAACGCTCGCCACATTGTCATGCATGACCTTCGTGTCGACGGCGGGGCGACGCTGGATAGTTAG
- a CDS encoding amino acid adenylation domain-containing protein, producing MSASSPWAFGPSVEIDPLTVDVMIDQAIRHHREQPAVHGFRDDGSELTFTYDDVDRHADAVAWELRHRGVGPGERVVVLSGRSPWLPSVMVGILRAGAAYVPVDASYPAERISYIVNDCQPDVVIGLGDVSVPTNNAPTNNAPTNNTQTWELQRPEEYFSSDGTRHREEFHASDRTRELLPDDPCYLIYTSGTTGNPKGAVNPHRAVASHLQWVVRTLGQDADSSASAGELRMLHKAPIGFDVGVAELLCPLACAGRIVIPGPDWFPGDPFALGDMIETYSVTTLSMVPSMLRVVFDVLDDVGLGYDQFASLRHVLLGGEAVPNDLVERAQAVLPSRLLGLYGPSETAMDVAWVDFSRPYSGAAADSAGTPDSELTANRAPTSESNSDNRVLSAAEAWADPSAHDDNSLAGPNQSAPHNPTNEESSTGGTLVGWPEDNVVFYVVDENLNEVPDGQSGELCIAGAQVGAGYFNNPEVTAEAFVPSLHPDRDGGTMYRTGDVMSRDARGMLRFEGRIGDQVKIRGNRVELGGVETHLRRLDVVSDAAVAVDRAGGEATLVGGIVVSESATAGDGRDDAGHATIPQQVKAELAALVPEYMVPSVLVVMAELPHNDHGKIDRRALIAHVNSANSG from the coding sequence ATGTCGGCTAGTTCACCTTGGGCGTTCGGTCCGTCGGTAGAGATCGACCCCTTGACGGTCGATGTGATGATTGACCAGGCCATTCGTCACCACCGCGAGCAGCCCGCCGTTCACGGTTTCCGCGACGACGGTAGCGAGCTGACTTTCACATACGACGACGTCGATCGCCACGCGGATGCGGTGGCGTGGGAACTTCGTCATCGCGGTGTGGGCCCTGGCGAACGCGTTGTGGTGCTCTCTGGCCGAAGCCCCTGGCTCCCCAGCGTTATGGTGGGGATTCTCCGCGCAGGGGCCGCTTATGTGCCGGTTGATGCGAGCTACCCCGCGGAGCGCATTAGCTACATCGTGAATGATTGCCAGCCCGACGTCGTGATCGGGCTCGGTGACGTATCCGTGCCCACGAATAACGCACCAACAAATAATGCGCCGACGAATAACACCCAGACCTGGGAACTTCAGCGGCCAGAAGAGTATTTTTCGTCCGACGGCACCCGCCACAGGGAAGAATTTCACGCGAGTGATCGCACACGCGAACTCCTGCCGGACGATCCGTGCTACTTGATTTATACGTCGGGTACGACGGGTAATCCGAAGGGCGCTGTGAATCCTCACCGCGCGGTGGCCTCGCACTTGCAGTGGGTGGTCCGCACGCTCGGACAAGACGCAGATTCGTCGGCAAGCGCTGGCGAATTGCGGATGTTGCACAAAGCGCCGATCGGTTTCGACGTCGGCGTCGCAGAGCTGCTGTGTCCGCTGGCCTGTGCCGGCCGGATAGTCATTCCCGGCCCGGACTGGTTCCCCGGCGATCCCTTCGCCCTGGGGGACATGATCGAAACGTATTCCGTGACGACGCTGTCGATGGTTCCGAGCATGCTCAGAGTCGTGTTCGATGTCCTTGACGACGTCGGCCTGGGCTACGACCAGTTCGCTAGCCTGCGGCACGTGTTGTTAGGTGGCGAGGCTGTTCCGAATGACTTGGTCGAGCGTGCGCAGGCGGTGCTCCCGAGTCGACTGTTAGGGCTCTACGGTCCTTCGGAAACCGCAATGGACGTGGCGTGGGTGGACTTCTCCCGTCCGTATTCGGGGGCTGCTGCCGACAGTGCGGGCACTCCCGACAGCGAGCTGACCGCTAACAGGGCGCCTACCTCCGAAAGCAACAGCGATAACCGAGTCCTTTCGGCCGCCGAAGCATGGGCGGACCCAAGCGCACACGACGATAATTCCCTTGCCGGGCCAAACCAGTCCGCGCCGCATAACCCGACGAATGAAGAATCCTCCACGGGCGGAACTCTGGTCGGCTGGCCGGAGGATAACGTCGTGTTTTACGTCGTCGATGAGAACTTGAACGAGGTCCCCGATGGCCAGTCCGGTGAGCTCTGCATTGCTGGTGCCCAGGTGGGCGCGGGGTATTTCAACAATCCGGAGGTCACGGCGGAGGCGTTCGTGCCCAGCCTGCATCCGGACCGCGACGGCGGGACCATGTACCGCACGGGCGACGTCATGTCGCGCGATGCGCGCGGGATGCTCCGTTTTGAGGGCCGCATCGGCGACCAGGTGAAAATTCGCGGCAACCGCGTTGAGCTGGGAGGTGTCGAAACTCATTTGCGACGCCTCGACGTGGTGAGTGACGCCGCGGTGGCTGTGGATCGCGCCGGGGGAGAAGCGACGCTTGTCGGTGGGATCGTTGTTTCAGAGAGCGCAACCGCCGGTGACGGACGTGACGACGCTGGTCACGCAACTATTCCGCAACAGGTGAAAGCCGAATTGGCCGCGCTGGTACCTGAGTACATGGTGCCCAGCGTCCTCGTCGTCATGGCGGAGCTCCCGCACAATGATCACGGGAAGATCGATAGGCGGGCGCTCATTGCCCACGTGAACAGCGCGAACTCGGGCTAG
- a CDS encoding SidA/IucD/PvdA family monooxygenase has protein sequence MKTLVILGAGPKAVAVAAKAYVLKSLGYEVPQIVTVDPLGVGGNWVSGGGWTNGHHLLGTPPDKDVGFPYRTRIANESAQDNTRVDAALMEFSWMSYLVSRDKYAQWIDRGHPCPTHEEWAEYLRWVARAVDMRVMAGRITAIRAVDRNDADKNDGPTDDDYNWEWQCDVEFNDGGSTVLSSDGVMITGPGPSTRRLADVPGVLSIAELWDQVENGTFPLHKRVAVIGGGESAASVVDQLAHMPCESIAIFSPSPTVYSRGESVFENSLYTDPEKWFMLSMEERQDFIRRTDRGVFSQRVQQTVKNYGHITHERGRVVDIVPCDGALDLYVSHEGVSNAVSTADVVIDARGGNPLWFKDLFPNTDSDFYAEKIVTTCPEADIAHNIGIFLQLKPHLPTPDRPATIPAEWPLAVDKGPWLFLPTLSALAQGPGFANLSCLGEVSDRILACYIDNGPADSEPGSTQQAGGEVRDEIHVG, from the coding sequence GTGAAAACGCTGGTTATCCTGGGTGCAGGGCCGAAAGCTGTGGCCGTGGCGGCGAAGGCATACGTGCTGAAATCGTTGGGGTACGAGGTGCCCCAGATTGTCACGGTGGACCCATTGGGGGTGGGGGGAAACTGGGTGTCCGGCGGCGGCTGGACGAATGGCCATCATCTGCTGGGAACTCCGCCGGATAAGGATGTCGGATTCCCGTATCGGACGCGGATCGCCAACGAATCGGCGCAGGACAACACGCGTGTCGACGCCGCGCTGATGGAATTTAGCTGGATGAGTTACCTGGTCTCCAGGGACAAGTACGCCCAGTGGATCGACCGCGGGCACCCGTGTCCGACGCATGAGGAGTGGGCCGAGTATTTGCGCTGGGTTGCTCGCGCGGTGGATATGCGGGTGATGGCTGGCCGGATCACGGCGATTCGCGCCGTCGATAGGAACGACGCTGATAAGAACGACGGGCCCACCGACGACGACTACAACTGGGAATGGCAATGCGACGTCGAATTCAACGACGGCGGATCCACGGTCCTGAGTTCCGACGGGGTCATGATCACCGGCCCGGGGCCGTCGACGCGCCGACTTGCCGACGTCCCCGGTGTGCTCTCCATCGCCGAGCTGTGGGATCAGGTGGAAAACGGTACGTTCCCCCTGCACAAACGGGTGGCGGTCATCGGCGGCGGGGAGTCCGCAGCCAGCGTCGTTGATCAGTTGGCGCACATGCCCTGCGAGTCCATCGCGATCTTCTCGCCTTCCCCGACGGTGTATTCGCGCGGGGAGAGTGTGTTTGAAAACAGCCTCTACACCGACCCGGAAAAATGGTTCATGCTCAGCATGGAGGAGCGGCAGGACTTTATCCGCCGGACCGACCGCGGCGTGTTTTCCCAGCGTGTGCAGCAGACCGTGAAGAATTATGGGCACATCACCCATGAGCGGGGCCGCGTGGTCGACATCGTTCCTTGCGACGGTGCGCTGGATCTTTACGTGTCGCACGAGGGTGTCTCGAATGCGGTGTCCACAGCCGATGTGGTGATTGATGCTCGTGGTGGTAACCCGTTGTGGTTCAAGGATCTATTCCCGAATACGGATTCTGATTTTTATGCAGAAAAGATCGTGACGACGTGTCCTGAGGCGGATATCGCGCACAACATTGGTATTTTCTTGCAGCTCAAACCCCATTTGCCGACGCCTGACCGGCCGGCGACGATCCCCGCAGAGTGGCCATTGGCGGTCGACAAGGGTCCGTGGCTATTCTTGCCGACGCTGTCCGCCCTGGCTCAAGGGCCGGGGTTCGCGAATCTCAGCTGCTTGGGTGAGGTATCGGACCGGATTCTCGCGTGTTACATCGATAACGGCCCTGCGGATAGCGAGCCTGGAAGCACACAGCAGGCCGGGGGAGAAGTGAGGGATGAGATTCATGTCGGCTAG
- a CDS encoding GNAT family N-acetyltransferase, translating into MTNTPESQPNSPSNHTSTHTIDDVRGDSAGRGPFNLSEQEIYERLHRLRRDVPSSAILDEPPRIPELTGRLTLRPADPTTEDPETVSRWMNRPHLVETWEQPWPADRWKRDWEAKLSGTYSVPLIMLLDGEECGYMEIYRPHRDEIGRVYDSRPHDLGFHVAVGDAAKTGHGVFPPLLMNLCDELIAANPPSDLIVVEPDYRNERLPRIALMNDWVDGGERQQRADRRVHLLGYAKTDEARERVLTDKE; encoded by the coding sequence ATGACCAACACTCCCGAAAGCCAACCCAACAGCCCCAGTAACCACACCTCCACTCACACTATCGACGACGTACGCGGAGATTCCGCCGGCCGCGGCCCGTTCAACCTCTCCGAGCAGGAGATTTACGAGCGTCTACATCGGCTGCGTCGCGACGTACCGTCGTCGGCAATTCTCGACGAACCCCCCCGTATCCCTGAACTAACTGGACGGCTAACCCTGCGGCCGGCGGATCCCACGACCGAGGATCCAGAGACGGTGTCGCGGTGGATGAATCGGCCACACCTCGTCGAAACGTGGGAACAACCGTGGCCCGCTGACCGGTGGAAACGGGATTGGGAAGCCAAGCTTTCCGGCACGTATTCGGTGCCGCTGATCATGCTTCTCGACGGGGAGGAGTGCGGCTATATGGAGATTTACCGGCCGCACCGGGATGAGATTGGGCGTGTGTACGATTCACGACCTCATGACCTGGGGTTTCACGTTGCGGTAGGAGACGCGGCGAAGACCGGGCATGGGGTGTTCCCACCGCTCCTGATGAATTTGTGCGATGAGCTGATTGCCGCGAACCCGCCGAGTGACCTTATTGTCGTGGAGCCCGATTATCGCAACGAGCGGCTGCCGCGGATCGCGCTCATGAATGACTGGGTTGATGGTGGCGAGCGGCAACAGCGCGCTGACCGGCGTGTTCATTTGCTGGGGTATGCGAAAACGGATGAGGCTCGAGAGCGGGTGCTGACGGACAAGGAGTAG
- a CDS encoding ATP-binding cassette domain-containing protein: MSPSRSLHPRTAAPEGTQSQGDSSAHPRGNDLALDVQDLHCHLGSGKNKKEILKGITLSIPRGKVLAVLGANGTGKTTLINALSTLIPISGGSATINGHDVTSDPAGVRSSISLTGQYAAVDNMLTGHENLTFFGTLAGLSTREAKDRATELLTRFGLERAADSRVADYSGGMRRRLDIASSLTVQPPLLFLDEPTTGLDPASRNDVWDMVHHLQADGTSILLTTQYLDEADHLADRIVVLGGGRVLDEGTSAELKSRYGSSAVTVTFRDPALAEHFAGIATDHGFTAAQENTIVRLDAPDGHRSLVRALSLWDGSEDDITDAALIPPTLEDVYMAVADSGDVARTDAREDKASVDARSDAHTPGGDHQ, translated from the coding sequence ATGTCACCATCGCGTTCTCTCCACCCCAGAACAGCCGCACCTGAGGGCACCCAGTCACAGGGCGACTCCTCCGCACATCCCCGCGGCAACGACCTCGCTTTAGACGTGCAGGATCTCCACTGTCACCTCGGCAGCGGGAAAAACAAGAAAGAGATCCTCAAAGGCATCACGCTCTCGATTCCGCGCGGGAAGGTTCTCGCCGTACTGGGAGCCAATGGCACAGGTAAAACCACACTTATCAACGCGCTATCTACCCTCATCCCCATCAGCGGCGGCAGCGCCACGATCAACGGCCACGACGTCACCTCAGACCCCGCCGGGGTGCGGTCCTCCATCTCGCTGACCGGCCAATACGCCGCCGTCGACAATATGCTCACCGGGCACGAAAACCTCACGTTCTTCGGAACGCTCGCCGGGCTTTCCACGCGCGAAGCCAAAGACAGGGCCACCGAGCTTCTCACCCGGTTCGGCCTCGAGCGAGCCGCCGACAGCCGCGTCGCCGACTACTCCGGCGGTATGCGTCGTCGATTAGATATTGCGTCGTCACTGACCGTGCAACCACCGCTGCTCTTCCTCGACGAACCCACCACCGGGCTCGACCCCGCCAGCCGCAACGACGTCTGGGACATGGTCCACCACCTGCAAGCCGACGGAACCTCCATCCTGCTGACAACCCAATATCTCGACGAAGCCGACCATCTGGCCGACCGGATTGTCGTGCTTGGGGGCGGGCGCGTCCTGGACGAAGGCACCTCTGCCGAGCTCAAGTCGCGCTACGGGTCGTCGGCTGTGACCGTGACATTCCGCGATCCCGCGCTGGCCGAACACTTTGCCGGCATTGCCACCGACCACGGATTCACCGCTGCTCAGGAGAACACCATCGTCCGGCTCGACGCACCCGACGGGCACCGGTCGCTCGTGCGCGCGCTATCCCTCTGGGACGGTTCCGAGGACGACATCACCGACGCCGCGTTGATCCCGCCGACGCTCGAGGACGTGTACATGGCCGTCGCGGACTCGGGCGATGTGGCGCGGACGGATGCGCGGGAGGACAAAGCGTCGGTGGACGCCCGGTCGGACGCCCACACTCCGGGAGGTGACCACCAATGA
- a CDS encoding ABC transporter permease, which yields MSNTPATYSPATSTARPTPRATKPSPRRAHASWAHTTRLFRRFVRTRASLLSTIFTPMLMIVLQWALFGDLIAKVQGLEKIDLLPLCLMLILGSQWLYIPANSAEIVRERQSGIVARVSTSASGIRPLIAGQWLFSFLRTILASIPALVASFVFGMRIHTWSAALWLVIAVIGGAIFTATLVLALGF from the coding sequence ATGTCTAACACACCCGCCACCTACTCGCCGGCAACGTCTACCGCACGGCCTACCCCGCGGGCCACGAAGCCGTCCCCGCGACGAGCACACGCCAGCTGGGCCCACACCACGCGCCTATTCCGACGCTTCGTCCGCACCCGCGCATCCCTGCTGAGCACGATCTTCACCCCGATGCTTATGATCGTGTTACAGTGGGCGCTGTTCGGCGACCTCATCGCCAAAGTCCAGGGGCTCGAGAAAATCGACCTGCTGCCCCTGTGCCTCATGCTCATCCTGGGGTCACAGTGGCTCTACATCCCCGCCAATAGCGCAGAGATCGTGCGCGAACGCCAATCCGGAATCGTCGCACGAGTCTCCACCAGCGCCAGCGGGATCCGGCCACTCATCGCCGGCCAGTGGTTATTCAGTTTCTTGCGCACCATCCTCGCCAGCATCCCCGCACTCGTGGCCTCCTTCGTGTTCGGAATGCGGATCCACACCTGGTCAGCGGCCCTCTGGCTCGTCATCGCCGTGATCGGCGGGGCAATATTCACAGCGACGCTTGTCCTCGCCCTCGGATTCTGA
- a CDS encoding sugar phosphate isomerase/epimerase family protein, with translation MHFSIATVSLPGTLDAKLRAAAKAGFDGVELFVPDIEESPMNSNDITSLMKEFGLSCDLYQPVKNLLSVKDKEFQHGLRRCETALAHAKQLGANTILVCSNTDSASVDSDEVRVDQLRQIGKLAAGQGMRVAFEALAWGRFVSTFAHAYDIVRHVDLPNVGVCLDSFHMLALGEDSSVIDSVDPSKLFFVQLADAPRLDMPVKELSRHHRLWPGHGDLLVKECLAKALNVGYSGPVSLEIFNDSLDHEDPEAAAADAYQAVASVASN, from the coding sequence ATGCATTTCAGCATCGCAACCGTTAGCCTTCCCGGAACCCTCGACGCCAAACTTCGCGCCGCCGCCAAAGCCGGCTTCGACGGCGTCGAACTCTTCGTCCCGGATATTGAAGAAAGCCCGATGAACTCGAACGACATCACGTCGTTGATGAAGGAATTCGGCCTTTCGTGTGACCTTTATCAGCCGGTCAAGAACCTCCTGAGCGTCAAAGACAAGGAGTTCCAGCACGGGCTCCGACGGTGCGAAACTGCGCTCGCCCACGCTAAACAGCTCGGCGCGAACACGATCCTGGTCTGTTCCAACACGGACTCCGCGTCGGTTGATAGCGACGAGGTCCGCGTGGACCAGCTCCGCCAGATCGGGAAGCTCGCGGCAGGCCAGGGTATGCGCGTTGCCTTCGAGGCCCTGGCATGGGGCCGGTTCGTCTCCACGTTCGCCCACGCCTACGACATCGTTCGCCACGTGGATTTGCCCAATGTTGGCGTCTGCCTGGACAGTTTCCACATGCTGGCTCTGGGCGAGGATTCGTCGGTGATCGATTCTGTGGATCCCTCCAAGCTTTTCTTTGTTCAGCTTGCCGACGCCCCACGCCTGGACATGCCGGTCAAGGAACTGTCACGCCACCATCGCCTGTGGCCAGGGCATGGCGATCTGCTCGTGAAGGAATGTCTGGCTAAGGCTCTCAACGTGGGGTATAGCGGGCCGGTGTCGTTGGAGATCTTCAACGATTCGCTCGACCATGAAGATCCGGAAGCGGCGGCGGCCGACGCGTACCAAGCGGTTGCTAGCGTCGCGTCGAACTAG
- the rpsQ gene encoding 30S ribosomal protein S17: protein MSEATVNDKKKKGIQKVRIGYVVSDKMQKTIVVELEDRNQHALYGKTIRTTSKVKVHDENETAGVGDRVRIEECRPLSANKHFRLVEILEKAK from the coding sequence ATGAGTGAGGCAACCGTGAACGACAAGAAGAAAAAGGGCATCCAGAAGGTCCGCATCGGCTACGTCGTCTCTGACAAAATGCAGAAGACCATCGTGGTTGAGCTCGAAGACCGTAACCAGCACGCCCTTTACGGCAAGACCATCCGCACCACCTCCAAGGTGAAGGTGCACGACGAAAACGAGACCGCTGGCGTGGGTGACCGCGTCCGCATCGAAGAGTGCCGCCCGCTGTCGGCGAACAAGCACTTCCGTCTCGTCGAAATCCTGGAGAAGGCCAAGTAG
- the rpmC gene encoding 50S ribosomal protein L29 → MATGTPAHELRELSAEELTTRLHEAKEELFNLRFQNATGQLTNNRRLGTVKRDIARIHTVIRERELGLSSAPGDEA, encoded by the coding sequence ATGGCTACCGGAACACCGGCCCATGAGCTCCGTGAGCTTTCTGCTGAAGAACTCACCACGCGCCTCCACGAGGCGAAGGAAGAACTGTTCAACCTTCGCTTCCAGAACGCAACTGGCCAGCTGACCAACAACCGCCGCCTCGGAACGGTGAAGCGCGACATCGCGCGCATCCACACCGTCATCCGCGAACGCGAACTGGGCCTGTCCAGCGCTCCGGGAGATGAGGCGTAA
- the rplP gene encoding 50S ribosomal protein L16: protein MLIPKRVKYRRQHRPTRRGVSKGGNRVTFGDYGVQALEPAYITNRQIEAARIAINRHVKRGGKVWINIFPDRPLTQKPLGVRMGSGKGPVEKWIANVKPGRILFEMSYPSEEVALEALRRAGAKLPCKVRIVKKEDQF from the coding sequence ATGCTTATCCCTAAGCGCGTTAAGTACCGCCGCCAGCACCGCCCCACTCGACGTGGTGTGTCGAAAGGTGGCAACCGCGTGACCTTCGGTGATTACGGTGTTCAGGCCCTCGAGCCCGCCTACATCACCAACCGCCAGATCGAGGCAGCCCGTATCGCTATCAACCGCCACGTCAAGCGTGGTGGCAAGGTATGGATCAACATTTTCCCGGACCGCCCCCTGACCCAGAAGCCACTCGGTGTGCGCATGGGTTCCGGTAAAGGCCCCGTCGAAAAGTGGATTGCCAACGTCAAGCCAGGCCGCATCTTGTTTGAAATGAGCTACCCCAGCGAAGAGGTTGCCCTTGAGGCGCTCCGTCGCGCAGGTGCGAAGCTCCCGTGCAAGGTACGTATCGTCAAGAAGGAGGACCAGTTCTAA
- the rpsC gene encoding 30S ribosomal protein S3, with amino-acid sequence MGQKIHPYGLRLGITSEWRSRWYADKQYADYLAEDIKIRDFLSKGLERAGIADVVIERTRDRVRVDIHTARPGIVIGRRGAEADRIRGKLEKLTGKQVQLNILEVKNVDASAQLVAQSIAEQLSNRVAFRRAMRKAIQGAMRQPQVKGIKVVCSGRLGGAEMGRTERYHEGRVPLHTLRAEIDYGTFEAHTTFGRIGVKVWIYKGDVVGGRRESLINARDDRGSRRGRNDRPRRGGGRRRRAAEQKQEG; translated from the coding sequence GTGGGACAGAAAATTCACCCCTACGGCCTCCGGCTGGGAATCACCTCTGAGTGGCGCTCACGCTGGTACGCCGACAAGCAGTACGCCGATTACCTCGCTGAAGACATCAAGATCCGCGATTTCCTGTCCAAGGGACTCGAGCGCGCCGGCATCGCCGATGTTGTCATCGAGCGCACCCGTGACCGCGTCCGTGTAGACATCCATACAGCGCGCCCCGGTATCGTGATCGGCCGCCGTGGAGCCGAAGCAGACCGCATCCGCGGGAAGCTGGAAAAGCTCACCGGCAAGCAGGTTCAGCTGAACATTCTTGAAGTCAAGAATGTGGACGCCTCCGCACAGTTGGTTGCGCAGTCCATCGCTGAGCAGCTGTCCAACCGTGTCGCGTTCCGTCGCGCCATGCGTAAAGCCATCCAGGGCGCAATGCGCCAGCCGCAGGTCAAGGGCATCAAGGTTGTGTGCTCCGGCCGCCTGGGTGGTGCCGAAATGGGCCGCACCGAGCGCTACCACGAGGGACGCGTTCCGCTGCACACCCTGCGCGCCGAGATCGACTACGGAACCTTCGAAGCCCACACCACCTTCGGACGCATCGGCGTCAAGGTGTGGATCTACAAGGGTGACGTTGTCGGTGGACGCCGTGAAAGCTTGATCAACGCTCGCGACGATCGTGGCAGCCGCCGTGGCCGCAACGACCGCCCGCGTCGTGGTGGCGGACGTCGTCGCCGCGCCGCAGAGCAGAAGCAGGAGGGCTAA
- the rplV gene encoding 50S ribosomal protein L22: MADTVTSARATARYVRVTPMKARRVIDTVRGKSVEEALDILKYAPQSASEPVYKVVASAAANAENNFGLDRNSLVIAQAWADEGPTMRRFRPRAQGRAFHVRKRTSHITVVVESQKGSAQ; this comes from the coding sequence ATGGCTGATACCGTAACGTCAGCACGCGCCACCGCCCGCTACGTCCGCGTCACCCCGATGAAGGCTCGCCGCGTTATCGACACCGTACGCGGAAAGTCCGTCGAGGAAGCACTTGACATCCTCAAGTACGCTCCCCAGTCGGCCTCCGAACCGGTGTACAAAGTTGTGGCCTCCGCCGCAGCGAACGCGGAAAACAACTTCGGCCTGGACCGGAACAGCCTCGTCATAGCGCAGGCTTGGGCAGACGAAGGACCGACCATGCGGCGTTTCCGCCCACGCGCACAAGGACGCGCATTCCATGTCCGCAAGCGCACCAGCCACATCACCGTGGTCGTCGAAAGCCAGAAGGGAAGTGCTCAGTAG
- the rpsS gene encoding 30S ribosomal protein S19 → MPRSLKKGPFVDEHLLSKVDAQNDKGTKQVIKTWSRRSTILPDFIGHTFAVHDGRKHVPVFIDDSMVGHKLGEFAPTKTFKGHVKDDKKGRR, encoded by the coding sequence ATGCCACGTAGCCTCAAGAAAGGCCCCTTCGTCGACGAACACCTCCTTTCGAAGGTGGACGCACAGAACGACAAGGGCACCAAGCAAGTCATCAAGACCTGGTCTCGCCGTTCCACCATCCTTCCCGATTTCATCGGCCACACCTTCGCCGTCCACGACGGACGCAAGCACGTGCCGGTGTTCATCGACGACTCCATGGTGGGCCACAAGCTCGGCGAGTTCGCCCCAACCAAGACCTTCAAGGGTCACGTCAAGGACGATAAGAAGGGACGTCGATAA